Proteins encoded within one genomic window of Oncorhynchus tshawytscha isolate Ot180627B linkage group LG02, Otsh_v2.0, whole genome shotgun sequence:
- the LOC112214706 gene encoding aminoacylase-1-like, with product MLPDKDGSGGCGGGQATSGEDPSVNLFREYLRLRTVHPEPDYDAALRFLDRIAEELGLPMKKIEVCPGRVVSIMTWQGTNPALKSILLNSHTDVVPVYQEHWKYDAFAAVKDAEGNIYARGTQDMKCVTIQYIQAIRRLKAEGRECMRTIHLMFVPDEEVGGHKGMETFVKLPEFQKLNIGFALDEGLANPGEAFTVFYGERNPWWITVHCPGSPGHGSRFVENTAAEKLRSIINSFLDFREKEKHRLNTSECFTLGDVTTVNMTMVKGGVAYNVIPAEMDVSFDLRIPPTVNLQEFEEQIKKWCKEAGEGITYEFAQKHMNQNLTSTDDSDPWWKTFSTTCKAMNMTLEKEIFPAATDSRFIRAVGLPAIGFSPMNRTPILLHDHNEYLNEQVFLKGIQVYENLVPALANVPALPCDT from the exons ATGTTACCTGATAAGGATGGATCAGGTGGTTGTGGTGGAGGCCAGGCCACATCGGGAGAAGACCCCTCAGTGAACCTGTTTAGAGAGTACCTCCGCCTCAGGACTGTCCACCCAGAGCCTGACTATG ATGCTGCTCTGAGGTTCCTGGATAGAATAGCAGAGGAGCTTGGGCTGCCCATGAAGAAAATTGAG GTCTGCCCCGGTAGAGTTGTGTCTATCATGACCTGGCAGGGGACCAACCCTGCTCTGAAGTCCATCCTGCTCAACTCCCACACTGACGTTGTGCCTGTTTACCAG GAACACTGGAAGTATGATGCGTTTGCTGCTGTGAAAGATGCAGAGGGCAACATTTACGCTCGAGGAACACAGGACATGAAGTGTGTCACCATACA GTATATCCAGGCCATCAGAAGACTTAAAGCAGAGGGAAGGGAGTGTATGCGCACCATTCACCTAATGTTTGTGCCAG ATGAGGAGGTCGGAGGTCACAAAGGAATGGAGACGTTTGTGAAGCTCCCAGAGTTTCAGAAATTGAACATTGGCTTTGCACTTGACGAAG gtCTTGCCAACCCTGGGGAAGCCTTCACTGTCTTCTATGGCGAGAGGAATCCCTGGT GGATAACGGTCCACTGCCCAGGCAGTCCTGGCCACGGCTCCAGGTTTGTGGAGAACACTGCTGCAGAGAAACTG CGCAGTATTATTAACTCCTTCCTGGACTTCAGGGAGAAGGAGAAACACAG gTTGAACACCAGCGAGTGTTTCACTCTTGGTGACGTCACCACTGTCAACATGACCATGGTGAAAGGAGGCGTGGCCTACAACGTCATCCCTGCCGAGATGGACGTCAGTTTTGACTTGAGAATACCACCCACGGTCAatttgcag GAGTTCGAGGAGCAGATTAAGAAGTGGTGTAAGGAGGCAGGAGAGGGCATCACGTATGAGTTTGCTCAG AAACACATGAACCAGAATTTGACATCCACAGATGATAGCGACCCCTGGTGGAAAACCTTCAGTACAACCTGCAAAGCCAT GAACATGACTTTGGAAAAGGAGATCTTCCCTGCAGCCACGGACAGTCGCTTCATCAGAGCG GTGGGCCTCCCTGCCATCGGCTTCTCCCCAATGAACCGGACACCCATCCTGCTGCACGACCACAACGAATATCTGAACGAGCAGGTCTTCCTCAAAGGCATTCAGGTGTACGAGAACCTAGTGCCAGCATTAGCAAATGTGCCCGCTCTGCCTTGCGACACCTAG